CGCCTCGTCGCCGAGGGCTACAGCCCCGAGTTCGGCGCCCGCCACCTGGAGCGTGTCATCCGCCGCCTCGTCCTCGACCCCCTTGCGGACGCGTCCTTGAGCACGGAATGGGACGAGCACCGCCACATCCAGGTGGACGAGCGCGAGGGACGCACCGTGATCGGCTATTCCGAAGAGCCTTGCAGCGATGAGGTGCTTGCGGAGGGTAGAGAAGCGGTCGAGAGCACGACGTCCAAGGAAGTGCCCAAAGACTGAGCGACCGGCCGGAAGGCGCCCCCTACCTTATCCTGAGGAGGTGAACAGGTGAACAGGGGATCAGGAGACCGCAGGCGAACGGCTTACCTGGCATTGTATCCAAACAGTTGACGCTGTCGTCTTGCTCGCCTGCTCGACTGTTCCAATGCTCGCCTGCTCTACCAAACTGCCGGCTCCGGCAGTTTGGTCGGGGCGACTGGATTTGAACCAGCGACCCTCGGCTCCCAAAGCCGATGCTCTACCAGGCTGAGCCACGCCCCGAACGAACCATTATACTTCCCGCGAAAGTAGATCGCCACGAATCAGGCGGGACGTCCCCGGCGGCCTCGCGGCGGTGGATGCTATCGCTGCTTGTAGTGTTGCTCGAGATAGCGTCCGAGCAACTGCCGGTCCCGGCCGTATAAGCGGGTGAACTGGAGCGCCAGACGGTAATCGTTACGTCCCTCGACGGGCTCTTGGGGCTTCACACGAACCACCTCCCCCTCCGCCGTGAGCCATTCCGACCGCTCGGGGAAGGGAAGCTCGAGCTTGACGGTCAGGTGAGTCGATTTCGGAATGTAACGGGAGACGCGGCAATGGAACCCTCCCAGGCTGAGATTGCCGGTGACCAAGGTGAGCTCCGTCCCCTCGGGGCCGGCGGTCTCCACCGTCAGGTGCGCGGGCACCCGCGGGTGTTGGCGTCGTTCCTTTTTTACATCCATCATACTCCCTGTTACCTCAGGCGTTTTTGTGCTTCGTTCGTCACTTGTTCAGCGATGCATGATAGCTTTTAGAGCCCACCCCGGTCAAGCCGTCGAATCGCTGACGAGTCCCCGGTTCCCGCTTGCACCACAAGGGAAAAGGGACGTGACGCTTTCTGCGGGAGGGCGGGGTAGGGGAGATCGGGCATGGGAGATAGGACATTACGTATGCGATGCTCAACCTGATGCGCTCTTGTAGCAGGCGGGTCTTTTCGGATAGAATACTGCCTCGTGGGAGCACCAATTTTTGCGAAGAG
The DNA window shown above is from Acidobacteriota bacterium and carries:
- a CDS encoding PilZ domain-containing protein — its product is MMDVKKERRQHPRVPAHLTVETAGPEGTELTLVTGNLSLGGFHCRVSRYIPKSTHLTVKLELPFPERSEWLTAEGEVVRVKPQEPVEGRNDYRLALQFTRLYGRDRQLLGRYLEQHYKQR